One window of Sulfurospirillum sp. 1612 genomic DNA carries:
- a CDS encoding YfhL family 4Fe-4S dicluster ferredoxin — protein MSLMITDECIACDACREECPNNAIEESDPIYIIDPDICTECVGHYDEPACISICPVDCIIPDEDNKESLEELKLKFEQLNSEE, from the coding sequence ATGTCACTAATGATAACAGACGAATGCATCGCTTGTGATGCATGTAGAGAAGAATGCCCTAACAATGCAATAGAAGAATCTGATCCCATTTACATCATCGATCCAGATATTTGTACTGAATGTGTTGGACACTATGATGAACCTGCGTGTATCTCAATCTGTCCGGTTGATTGTATCATCCCTGATGAAGACAACAAAGAGAGTTTAGAAGAGTTAAAGTTAAAATTTGAACAGTTAAACAGCGAAGAGTAA